The following proteins come from a genomic window of Gammaproteobacteria bacterium:
- a CDS encoding oxygenase MpaB family protein: MARGRHLQHIRTLDPARDHCEIVFIDASYEFPFDIARALEFALFRTYAVPRISALLRKTGELTERPRKRYDDTDLILSELVEHGYDSERGRAALANMNRQHARYPIRNEDYLYVLSTFVFEPIRWIDRFAYRGMVEQERLAWFLFWRAVGERMHIRDLPDSYADFERYNIEYERERFRYAEANQVVAEKTRDLFLGFYLPRALFALGRPVIYAMLDRPLLSAFGFAPQTDFMQRSVRGLLRLRGRFAGWLPARRRPVLRTQLRRPTYPRGYDIEALGPASDDSSSDDATQARHP; encoded by the coding sequence ATGGCGCGGGGACGCCATCTTCAGCACATACGCACGCTCGATCCGGCGCGGGATCACTGCGAGATCGTGTTCATCGACGCGTCCTATGAATTCCCCTTCGATATCGCGCGCGCACTCGAGTTCGCCCTGTTCCGCACCTATGCCGTCCCGCGCATCTCGGCCCTGCTGCGCAAGACGGGCGAACTGACCGAACGTCCCCGCAAGCGCTACGACGATACCGATCTCATCCTCAGCGAGTTGGTCGAGCACGGCTACGACAGCGAACGCGGGCGTGCCGCACTCGCCAACATGAACCGGCAGCACGCGCGGTACCCGATACGCAACGAGGATTATCTGTACGTGCTGTCCACGTTCGTCTTCGAACCGATCCGCTGGATCGACCGTTTCGCCTACCGCGGGATGGTCGAGCAGGAGCGTCTCGCCTGGTTCCTGTTCTGGCGTGCGGTGGGCGAGCGCATGCACATCCGGGATCTGCCGGACAGCTACGCGGACTTCGAGCGCTACAACATCGAATACGAACGCGAGCGGTTTCGTTACGCAGAGGCCAACCAGGTGGTGGCGGAAAAGACGCGCGACCTGTTTCTGGGTTTTTATCTGCCGCGGGCATTGTTCGCGCTCGGCCGCCCGGTGATCTATGCCATGCTGGACAGGCCTCTGCTGAGTGCATTCGGCTTTGCGCCGCAGACTGATTTCATGCAGCGTTCGGTGCGCGGTTTGCTGCGGCTGCGGGGCCGGTTCGCCGGCTGGCTGCCGGCAAGACGCAGGCCCGTACTGCGCACCCAACTGAGACGCCCGACCTATCCGCGGGGCTATGACATCGAAGCCCTGGGCCCCGCCAGCGACGATTCTTCTTCCGACGACGCGACACAGGCCAGACACCCATGA